In one Juglans regia cultivar Chandler chromosome 11, Walnut 2.0, whole genome shotgun sequence genomic region, the following are encoded:
- the LOC109018871 gene encoding uncharacterized protein LOC109018871 → MEFTTLVQGTMTVHQYVARFIELSRFAAYLIPEEEKKARKFEQGLNEKLYERVVGFQIRNFSELVDKATIFERSLQRRATLHDQRKMTIPSGPHSGMDQGSWKKRNEVCRKEARLCYRCGKSGHYLRDYPLRLNSNKPPPPPPPRAERTARGNVQRTIVPARVFALTPGEAEDKNDVITQTEKLKSKLQVATPTGNSVVCDEFLPGCPVTIEGRLMPADLIVFNMIGFDVILGMDWLACYHASIDCFKKEVVFRPPKKSEFQFTGSKVRMHPPIISAVQVGKLLRNGCQGFLTCAVEAPKEELKLEQIPVVREYPEVFPEDLPGLPLEREVEFTIELVPGTAPLSKAPYRMALSELVELKEQLQDLLDKGFIRPSVSPWRAPVLFVKKKDG, encoded by the exons ATGGAATTTACCACTTTGGTGCAAGGAACCATGACAGTGCACCAATATGTAGCTAGATTCATTGAACTATCCCGTTTTGCTGCATATCTGATTccggaagaagaaaagaaggcaCGCAAATTTGAACAAGGACTTAATGAAAAACTTTATGAACGAGTAGTGGGCTTCCAGATTCGGAATTTCTCAGAGTTGGTAGATAAGGCCACAATTTTTGAGCGAAGCCTTCAAAGGAGAGCGACCTTGCACGATCAGAGGAAGATGACTATTCCATCGGGGCCTCATTCTGGTATGGACCAGGGAtcttggaaaaagagaaatgaag TGTGCAGGAAAGAAGCGAGACTATGCTACCGTTGTGGCAAATCGGGTCACTATCTCAGGGACTACCCTTTGCGATTGAATAGTAACaagccaccaccaccaccaccacctagGGCAGAACGGACAGCGCGAGGCAACGTCCAGCGTACTATTGTGCCTGCAAGAGTTTTTGCCCTGACACCTGGAGAGGCTGAAGATAAGAATGACGTGATCACGC AAACCGAAAAGTTAAAGTCCAAGTTACAGGTTGCGACCCCGACAGGAAATTCGGTAGTCTGTGACGAGTTTCTACCAGGGTGTCCTGTAACAATTGAGGGAAGATTGATGCCAGCAGATTTAATAGTGTTTAACATGATCgggtttgatgtaattttgggtatggattggctggcttgCTACCACGCCAGCATAGACTgttttaaaaaggaagtggtATTTAGACCCCCcaaaaaaagtgaatttcaGTTCACAGGTTCGAAAGTGAGGATGCACCCACCCATTATATCTGCCGTTCAAGTTGGGAAATTGTTACGAAatggttgtcagggattcttaACCTGCGCGGTAGAAGCACCAAAAGAGGAGTTGAAGTTAGAACAGATACCTGTGGTGAGGGAATATCCAGAGGTTTTCCCAGAAGATTTACCTGGACTCCCGCTTGAGCGAGAAGTAGAGTTTACTATCGAACTAGTCCCAGGCACAGCACccctttcgaaagcaccttaCCGGATGGCACTGTCTGAATTAGTGGAACTCAAGGAACAATTACAAGACCTGTTGGATAAGGGTTTTATTAGGCCCAGTGTATCACCTTGGAGAGCTCCAGTTCTCTTTGTAAAAAAGAAGGATGGATAG
- the LOC109018870 gene encoding uncharacterized protein LOC109018870 encodes MKGVMRFGKKDKLSPRYIGPFESLDRIGPVAYRVALPPILVGVHNVFHISMLRKYIPDPTHIIDYEPLQIRVDMNYTEEPVQILEKKEQVLWTRTIPFVKVLWKNHAISEASWELEEEMRVKYPRLFDGNFDNL; translated from the coding sequence atgaaaggagttatgcgATTTGGAAAGAAGGACAAGTTGAGCCCTAGATATATTGGGCCATTTGAAAGTCTTGaccggattggaccagtggcttatAGAGTAGCACTTCCACCAATACTTGTGGGAGTGcataatgtatttcatatttccatgttGAGGAAATATATTCCCGACCCGACGCACATTATTGATTATGAACCACTCCAGATTCGGGTGGATATGAATTATACGGAAGAACCAgttcaaattttggaaaagaaagaacaagtaTTATGGACTCGAACTATTCCTTTTGTTAAAGTGTTGTGGAAAAATCATGCTATTAGCGAAGCTTCTTGGGAATTGGAGGAAGAAATGCGAGTTAAGTACCCACGGCTTTTCGATGGGAATTTtgacaatttataa